From the genome of Carassius gibelio isolate Cgi1373 ecotype wild population from Czech Republic chromosome A16, carGib1.2-hapl.c, whole genome shotgun sequence, one region includes:
- the LOC128030689 gene encoding zinc finger protein 93 isoform X2 yields the protein MLEGEAKKQETNSDEGDTKEESVKRGMGELISKGLALGSQNRSVEEPSSVATSVLPNSLPCNAEEKEREKGSCEADVDKLPQQLNSDFTPVNKADMDAQKYSEDRETNSHGLSSTTDNEPKSLLLNEELNEPQIDTRMSVTTDEISSSQSERESDGNHSTVQTSEEAVCDTSCPNKSNRQCEEYSDKKIHEDTVDVKVSDTENQGQKNVTLDDASVDDLPEKTQEVNSENNNQIPSTEDNAEGSSMEITESKHGYPSFSRGRPRKEKRIIKCEHCGRPFNHASAYIIHLRVHTGEKPFICQDCGKAFAQLSNLRSHSKVHKSKSRKHKLQDKAIPEKIVDEKEVIMTDKLESACLSNQITPKRRRRRGRGKGKPHTCPICGKVFCYKSVLNTHLRIHSGEKPYSCKVCGKSFTQACTARVHEKVHWPIRPVLCSRCGKGFSQIGPLKLHTCEGKKHPHATLKEMEFEGVVRFRCHLCKKCFGTRDEYDLHLQGHTDTQRYNCDRCKQTFSLLSELYTHKKHCISMRPTKAKSSGYSSPHRLQPRNSLKRRTPQKMRSPVKSPPNDFSFQRNLKKCSSLLVCPVQVMATTAYDPQNNLYSVSQPIKSSYFTTQLNSTHQKSDPRKYFCPQCGRIFQHIGRLRAHMLTHSRRQSFTCIDCNRMFKNWNKFWIHQRLHRQKRGRFFCPKCGQGFRFVGLYNKHLQKHPELNAHACPFCPHTFSDAQKLRNHQQEWHRSTMPYICEICGKGFESAITLKRHGVVHCTNDLMGMHCTTDSQSTVLPYECGTCSASFENLDLLFHHQLRHKPVDKGSIAMKGQLLMTDERRSHRLQHQHYDYSNYDNQMQEKLLSHPRSNGGEMPGRLSHFSPSTLHLSQKPKRKTEAPSTSRTNSQSNEQQMVEKHTKESFSATEELNGSRQSPSILKTEDKTGDLICSECNACFSNLIELHGHYLEHARGEI from the coding sequence ATGCTCGAAGGAGAGGCCAAGAAACAAGAAACCAACTCTGATGAGGGCGATACCAAGGAAGAATCAGTGAAGAGAGGAATGGGGGAATTAATTTCTAAAGGTCTGGCATTAGGGTCCCAGAACAGAAGTGTGGAGGAACCTTCGTCTGTAGCCACTAGTGTCCTACCCAACTCCTTGCCCTGTAATGctgaggaaaaagagagagaaaaaggctCCTGTGAAGCAGATGTAGATAAACTCCCTCAGCAATTAAACTCTGATTTTACCCCAGTCAACAAAGCTGATATGGATGCACAGAAATATTCAGAAGACCGTGAGACAAATTCTCATGGTCTTTCCAGCACCACAGATAATGAACCAAAATCACTGCTGCTTAATGAAGAATTAAATGAGCCACAAATCGACACTCGGATGTCAGTTACAACTGATGAAATCTCAAGTAGTCAGTCTGAACGAGAGTCTGACGGGAATCACTCAACTGTCCAAACATCTGAGGAAGCTGTCTGTGATACATCCTGCCCAAATAAAAGTAATCGCCAATGCGAAGAATATTCTGACAAAAAAATCCATGAGGACACTGTAGATGTGAaagtttctgacactgaaaatcAAGGACAAAAAAATGTAACACTGGATGATGCCTCTGTAGATGATTTACCTGAGAAAACACAGGAGGTAAATTCAGAGAATAATAACCAAATACCTTCGACCGAAGATAATGCTGAGGGAAGCAGCATGGAAATCACAGAAAGCAAACATGGTTATCCTTCCTTTTCTCGTGGACGGCCACGCAAAGAAAAACGGATAATCAAATGTGAACACTGCGGACGCCCTTTTAATCATGCCTCTGCGTATATCATTCATCTGCGTGTCCACACAGGAGAGAAGCCCTTCATCTGCCAGGACTGTGGCAAAGCCTTCGCTCAACTCTCCAACCTTCGATCCCACAGCAAAGTACATAAATCCAAAAGTAGGAAACACAAACTCCAAGATAAAGCCATACCTGAGAAAATTGTGGATGAGAAAGAAGTAATCATGACTGACAAACTGGAAAGTGCGTGTCTTAGTAATCAAATCACCCCTAAAAGGAGGAGGCGGCGAGGAAGAGGGAAAGGGAAACCCCATACATGTCCGATCTGTGGCAAAGTCTTTTGCTACAAGTCTGTCCTCAATACCCATCTTCGTATTCACAGTGGAGAAAAACCATACTCTTGTAAGGTGTGCGGCAAATCATTTACTCAAGCGTGCACTGCACGTGTCCATGAGAAAGTACATTGGCCCATTAGACCTGTCTTATGTTCAAGATGTGGTAAGGGATTTTCTCAGATTGGGCCATTAAAATTGCACACTTGTGAGGGTAAAAAACACCCACATGCCACCTTGAAAGAAATGGAATTTGAAGGTGTTGTCCGCTTCAGGTGTCACCTTTGCAAAAAGTGCTTTGGAACCAGAGATGAGTATGATTTACATTTGCAAGGACACACCGATACCCAGCGTTACAATTGTGACCGCTGCAAGCAGACGTTTAGTCTCCTCTCAGAGCTATATACTCACAAGAAGCATTGCATTTCCATGCGGCCTACAAAAGCAAAGTCTTCTGGTTACAGTTCCCCTCACAGACTGCAACCCAGAAACTCCTTGAAAAGAAGAACTCCTCAAAAAATGCGGAGTCCAGTAAAATCTCCTCCAAATGATTTTTCCTTTCAGAGGAATCTCAAAAAATGCTCCTCCCTACTTGTTTGCCCAGTTCAGGTCATGGCCACCACTGCTTATGACCCTCAGAATAACCTCTATTCAGTCAGTCAGCCGATCAAATCCAGCTATTTCACAACACAACTGAACAGTACTCACCAGAAATCAGATCCAAGAAAGTACTTCTGCCCGCAATGTGGACGAATATTCCAGCACATAGGAAGGCTGAGAGCCCATATGCTCACTCATTCACGGCGTCAAAGCTTCACGTGTATTGATTGCAACAGGATGTTTAAAAACTGGAACAAATTTTGGATTCATCAGCGGCTGCATAGACAGAAAAGAGGGCGCTTTTTTTGTCCCAAGTGCGGTCAAGGGTTTCGATTTGTGGGACTGTACAATAAACATCTGCAGAAGCATCCAGAACTCAATGCCCACGCTTGTCCCTTCTGTCCTCACACGTTCTCAGATGCACAGAAGTTGAGGAATCACCAGCAAGAGTGGCACCGCTCAACTATGCcctatatttgtgaaatttgcgGAAAAGGTTTTGAAAGTGCGATTACTCTTAAGCGACATGGAGTTGTTCACTGCACAAATGATCTGATGGGGATGCATTGCACCACTGATTCGCAGTCCACTGTGCTTCCTTATGAATGCGGTACATGCAGTGCCAGTTTTGAGAACTTGGACTTGCTTTTCCACCATCAGCTCCGCCACAAGCCTGTAGATAAAGGCTCAATAGCAATGAAAGGCCAGCTACTTATGACTGACGAACGTCGATCTCACCGTCTCCAGCATCAACACTATGATTACAGCAATTATGATAATCAGATGCAAGAGAAGCTCCTCTCACACCCCCGTTCAAATGGAGGAGAAATGCCCGGTCGGTTGTCACATTTTAGTCCCTCAACCTTACATCTATCACAAAAGCCAAAACGAAAAACTGAAGCCCCAAGCACCAGCAGAACAAATTCTCAGAGTAATGAGCAGCAAATGGTTGAAAAACACACTAAAGAAAGTTTTTCAGCAACTGAAGAATTAAATGGTTCAAGACAGTCACCGTCCATATTGAAGACAGAAGACAAAACTGGTGACTTAATTTGCTCTGAATGTAATGCTTGTTTCTCCAACCTTATAGAACTGCATGGACATTACTTGGAACATGCCAGAGGcgaaatataa
- the LOC128030821 gene encoding trypsin-3-like has product MKALILLALFAVAYAAPLDDDDKIVGGFECTKNGVQYQVSLNSGYHFCGGSLISNRWVVSAAHCYKSRVQVRLGEHNIDTTEGTEQFINSEKVIRHPSYNSNTLDNDVMLIKLASTATLNSYVQTVSLPSSCASSGTNCLISGWGNMSASGSNYPSRLMCLWAPILSDTTCRNAYPGQISSNMFCAGFMEGGKDSCQGDSGGPVVCNNQLQGIVSWGYGCAQRNKPGVYAKVCNFTTWIRNTMNSN; this is encoded by the exons ATGAAGGCTCTCATTCTTCTGGCTCTGTTCGCTGTGGCTT ACGCCGCTCCTCTGGATGACGATGATAAGATTGTCGGTGGATTTGAGTGTACTAAGAATGGTGTTCAATACCAGGTTTCCCTGAACAGTGGCTACCACTTTTGCGGTGGCTCTCTGATCAGCAATCGCTGGGTtgtgtctgctgctcactgctaCAAGTC ACGTGTCCAGGTGCGTCTGGGTGAGCACAACATTGACACCACTGAGGGCACCGAGCAGTTCATCAACTCCGAAAAGGTCATTAGACACCCCAGTTACAACAGCAATACTCTGGACAATGACGTCATGCTGATCAAGCTGGCCAGCACCGCCACTCTGAACAGCTACGTTCAGACCGTTTCTCTGCCTTCAAGCTGTGCTTCATCTGGTACCAACTGCCTGATCTCTGGATGGGGAAACATGAGCGCCTCCGGAA GCAACTACCCCAGCCGTCTGATGTGCCTGTGGGCTCCTATCCTGAGTGACACTACCTGCAGAAATGCCTACCCTGGTCAGATCAGCTCCAACATGTTCTGTGCTGGCTTTATGGAGGGAGGCAAGGACTCCTGCCAA GGAGACTCTGGTGGCCCAGTGGTGTGCAACAACCAGCTGCAGGGTATTGTGTCCTGGGGTTACGGCTGTGCGCAGAGGAACAAGCCTGGTGTCTATGCCAAGGTCTGCAACTTCACCACCTGGATCAGAAACACCATGAACTCCAACTGA
- the LOC128030689 gene encoding zinc finger protein 91 isoform X1: MLGLQETSSTGSPKTYSCVACSATFHSLASLLVHQPSHAREISQQPESALPTCVSCGSLFASKDLLEKHHCIMLPTPASPAHTYICDCGEEFSGFTALEDHKKQHGSKNEVKSDLEIIPVVPDGKTYSSHPVSDQVFHSLSTSNSNEKPLAQSAPPTSNTDIKENESTADVESNILKPSESHPVTEEQVQLSEKDSDALKTSSVVNHSVQDHEKSPESGEDSVAFNKKSILKMLASAYMSHRQPVQMKQRNLPPRKASPRAPLQPAITMTISKPKPLENQLKMKKDTVVGVKTGKMLSKKGKIISVTQTLCPVVVLETRQKLFGRDKVEGRHQCRLCRRVFQDIDTLIMHHALHKKERVKFCLCCQQFVITIISVPESHVCSDVFSRNHQPLMGKMSQKPISPTAQEAEKMFYCTLCKRGYTRIRSLKKHNCPCKASLKSLTTVGTCGNVKLQNLEECNPAVPNSNQMSTQHINIGVGTEPIKIEEQNIEFPNGKKDQIGLKMQLKDQLNPTETLESIFASVSNSKPTESTENSNEVPADMIGINQEESDKLVEKQWTMPLDDAEIDVLIDVDQKDSDEEDLTDVARDDFDEGEDVVIVESHEDKEMSAASSNGFQVHMTNKGLKRFVCNGCQRSYSRLFTLKEHLKICGTRKLKPQNNTFNMAGPIKSFPCPQCGKFFSRKDNMNSHRKKCHASNTNSAVSNRTVESKTPAAQENLFVLSPSTGNQAVRQESTQNTSSNRNWGIMSLPSVLPRRVTCECGASFTCPRLLFEHLQQHAQESYICPHCGENLQSWMDFEAHQQLHNQSQSSTSEQRASQHQQQSFSQVLPSHVLTRPQQFSGFSDHNIKAQPSALLAPQHLNQRPFPQTLTCQKCKKHFSQRSSLSRHIRLRCTGDTSGQKKHTCSRCATTFQSPLMLKVHIQSNTCKPAFKPIRCPVCVRWFSCLDGLKRHLVSHSRQSDLTCSICDKNCPTPQALEEHKRNIHRVNSRMMPAENAQEHLHQADAQTNPSTLFQCHICLRNYPKLQSLKDHLRKVHRPKQPKQTNPGTMEPVRSGPFQCQICDRSYPNIKSLKNHRRRVHHIVGGVFLPSKGTEQSITPNQFQCHICPRSYPDEQSLRNHRRRVHHIVEGLGLSRGITQHNLYKCQICQRSYPDVVSLKNHRRRVHRILGPVPETTPLPVPLPPPPPPITTTNHETEDALEQKPIPFL; this comes from the coding sequence ATGCTTGGACTTCAAGAAACAAGCTCTACTGGAAGTCCTAAAACATACAGTTGTGTGGCTTGCTCAGCTACTTTCCATAGTTTGGCATCACTCCTGGTGCACCAACCGTCTCATGCAAGAGAAATCTCTCAACAGCCAGAATCGGCACTACCTACTTGTGTCAGCTGTGGAAGCTTATTTGCGAGCAAAGATCTCCTTGAAAAACACCACTGTATAATGTTGCCCACTCCAGCATCTCCAGCCCACACCTACATATGTGACTGTGGCGAGGAGTTTAGTGGTTTTACAGCTCTTGAGGACCACAAAAAACAACATGGTTCAAAAAATGAGGTCAAATCAGATTTGGAGATTATTCCAGTTGTGCCAGATGGCAAAACATACTCCAGCCATCCTGTCTCAGACCAAGTTTTTCACAGTCTTTCAACATCCAATTCAAATGAAAAACCCCTTGCACAAAGTGCACCTCCTACTTCAAACACTGACATCAAGGAGAATGAATCCACTGCAGATGTGGAAAGCAACATCTTGAAGCCATCTGAATCCCACCCTGTGACAGAAGAACAAGTGCAGTTATCTGAGAAGGACAGTGATGCTTTAAAAACCTCCAGTGTGGTAAACCATTCTGTGCAAGATCATGAGAAATCACCAGAATCTGGTGAAGATTCAGTTGCATTTAATAAGAAATCAATCCTGAAAATGCTAGCATCTGCCTACATGAGTCATAGACAACCCGTCCAAATGAAACAGAGGAACTTGCCCCCCAGAAAAGCTTCACCGAGAGCACCATTGCAACCTGCGATCACCATGACGATATCAAAACCCAAGCCACTGGAGAATCaattaaagatgaaaaaagaCACAGTGGTTGGTGTgaaaactggaaaaatgttgTCTAAGAAGGGCAAGATTATATCTGTTACGCAAACTCTCTGTCCTGTAGTGGTCCTTGAGACTCGGCAAAAATTATTTGGCCGGGACAAAGTGGAAGGCAGACATCAGTGCAGACTCTGCCGTAGGGTTTTCCAGGACATAGACACCTTGATAATGCATCATGCCCTGCATAAAAAAGAAAGAGTTAAATTTTGTCTTTGTTGTCAACAATTTGTGATAACTATAATCTCCGTCCCTGAAAGCCATGTCTGCTCTGATGTATTTTCTAGAAACCATCAACCTTTGATGGGAAAAATGTCCCAGAAACCAATCAGCCCTACAGCTCAAGAGGCAGAAAAAATGTTCTACTGTACTTTATGCAAGCGTGGCTACACACGGATACGCAGCCTCAAAAAGCACAACTGTCCATGTAAAGCTTCTCTGAAATCCTTGACCACTGTAGGCACCTGCGGTAATGTCAAACTCCAAAACTTGGAGGAGTGCAATCCGGCTGTTCCAAACTCAAATCAAATGTCAACACAGCATATAAATATAGGCGTTGGTACAGAGCCGATAAAGATTGAGGAACAGAACATAGAATTCCCTAATGGCAAGAAAGATCAGATTGGGTTGAAGATGCAGCTGAAGGATCAGCTGAATCCCACAGAAACCCTTGAGTCAATCTTTGCCAGTGTTTCTAACTCCAAACCAACTGAATCAACTGAAAACTCCAATGAAGTACCAGCTGACATGATTGGAATAAATCAAGAGGAAAGCGATAAACTGGTTGAAAAGCAGTGGACCATGCCTTTGGATGATGCTGAAATTGATGTACTAATAGATGTGGATCAAAAGGACTCCGATGAGGAAGATTTGACAGACGTGGCTAGAGATGACTTTGATGAAGGTGAGGATGTTGTCATTGTAGAGTCTCATGAGGACAAGGAAATGTCAGCTGCATCTAGTAATGGCTTTCAGGTGCATATGACTAATAAAGGCTTGAAGAGGTTTGTTTGCAACGGGTGCCAGAGAAGCTATTCCCGCCTATTTACTCTAAAGGAGCACCTGAAGATTTGCGGGACAAGAAAATTAAAGCcgcaaaataatacatttaatatggcTGGGCCAATTAAAAGCTTTCCATGCCCTCAATGTGGTAAGTTCTTTAGCCGCAAAGACAATATGAATAGCCATCGAAAGAAGTGCCATGCATCAAACACTAATTCAGCAGTAAGTAACAGAACTGTGGAGTCTAAAACACCTGCAGCTCAGGAAAACTTATTCGTCCTGTCACCATCTACAGGAAACCAAGCAGTCCGACAAGAAAGCACTCAGAATACTAGCAGTAACAGAAACTGGGGGATTATGTCGCTTCCATCTGTGCTTCCAAGAAGAGTGACGTGCGAATGCGGAGCCTCGTTCACGTGTCCACGACTTCTCTTTGAACATCTGCAACAGCATGCGCAGGAGTCCTATATTTGTCCACACTGTGGTGAGAACTTGCAATCGTGGATGGACTTTGAAGCACATCAGCAATTGCACAACCAATCTCAAAGCTCTACAAGTGAGCAAAGAGCTTCCCAGCATCAACAACAGTCATTTTCCCAAGTGTTGCCATCACACGTTCTGACTCGGCCGCAACAGTTTTCCGGTTTTTCTGATCATAACATAAAAGCACAACCTTCTGCACTCTTGGCACCTCAACATTTGAACCAGAGGCCATTTCCTCAGACATTGACTTGCCAAAAGTGCAAAAAGCACTTCAGTCAACGCAGTTCCTTGTCGAGACACATACGGTTGCGTTGCACTGGCGATACTTCAGGTCAGAAGAAACACACCTGCTCTCGTTGTGCTACAACATTCCAAAGTCCATTGATGCTTAAAGTTCACATTCAAAGCAATACGTGTAAACCCGCATTTAAACCGATTCGGTGCCCAGTGTGTGTGCGTTGGTTCAGTTGTCTAGATGGGCTCAAGAGGCACCTGGTCTCACACAGCAGGCAATCCGACTTGACGTGTTCGATTTGTGACAAGAACTGTCCAACCCCTCAGGCACTCGAGGAGCATAAAAGAAACATTCATAGAGTCAACAGCAGAATGATGCCAGCGGAGAATGCACAGGAACATTTACACCAAGCAGATGCACAAACCAATCCATCTACTCTATTTCAATGTCACATTTGCCTTCGCAATTATCCAAAGCTTCAATCCCTGAAGGATCATTTGAGGAAAGTTCATCGGCCTAAACAGCCGAAACAAACTAATCCGGGAACCATGGAACCAGTCCGTTCTGGACCGTTTCAGTGTCAGATCTGTGACCGCTCCTATCCTAACATAAAATCCTtgaaaaaccacagaagaagagtGCATCATATTGTGGGTGGCGTGTTTCTGCCATCAAAGGGAACTGAGCAAAGTATCACTCCCAATCAGTTTCAGTGTCATATTTGCCCACGCAGCTATCCAGATGAACAGTCCCTCCGAAACCACAGAAGAAGGGTCCATCATATTGTGGAAGGTCTTGGGCTGTCGAGGGGAATCACTCAACACAATCTATACAAGTGTCAGATTTGCCAGCGCAGCTATCCTGACGTAGTGTCCCTTAAAAATCATCGGAGGAGAGTTCATCGCATATTAGGGCCAGTGCCTGAAACTACACCATTACCAGTACCactaccaccaccaccaccaccaataacaacaacaaatcatGAAACAGAAGATGCTCTAGAGCAGAAACCGATACCCTTCCTGTGA